From Candidatus Zixiibacteriota bacterium, the proteins below share one genomic window:
- a CDS encoding (Fe-S)-binding protein, with amino-acid sequence MSDYGDAFIASLDRRVSEVLDRCSRCGRCVEVCPTAAPAGIDTREPATIVGDVLDILRGAGDATSRGARWAQSCTGSGQCLSVCGDGVNPRFMLAATRLELNQRRAAEERRATGQTGFRTMSAAVKVLSRLQLPAELLARLTRPARAGSGTAPEIVMYLGCNVLKTPHIALLCLEVLDRIGARYEVFGGPANCCGVIQYRAGDARVAGQIGGNTLAGFAATGASRVLTWCPTCNIQLSEIVMPAMEPAFALQHVVPFIASRIELLRPHFVHPVRKRAALHEHPGVAGVTEGAMKILQAIPGLELVDLGLPRVGYMCNSLAPVPAYKRELHARELDAAAAAGVDCLVGIYHACHRELCAHEAASPFKIVNFLELVGEAMGVERQDLFKQWKMMQDVDRVLAEVADQAAAAGLELEAVREVLVAHMLREQPLPVGSRQPAASAPAPPRHGFFPE; translated from the coding sequence ATGAGCGACTACGGGGACGCGTTCATCGCCTCGCTCGACCGCAGGGTGAGCGAGGTCCTCGACCGCTGCAGCCGCTGCGGGCGCTGCGTCGAGGTCTGCCCCACCGCCGCTCCCGCGGGAATCGATACGCGGGAGCCGGCGACGATCGTGGGCGACGTGCTCGATATCCTGCGGGGCGCCGGCGACGCGACGAGCCGAGGGGCGCGCTGGGCTCAATCGTGCACCGGCTCGGGGCAGTGCCTGTCCGTGTGCGGCGACGGTGTCAATCCTCGCTTCATGCTGGCGGCAACCCGGCTCGAGCTGAACCAGCGGCGGGCGGCCGAGGAGCGCCGCGCCACCGGTCAAACCGGCTTCCGGACGATGTCCGCGGCGGTAAAGGTGCTCTCACGGCTTCAGCTCCCCGCGGAGCTGCTCGCGCGGCTCACCCGGCCCGCCCGCGCCGGCTCCGGGACGGCGCCGGAAATCGTGATGTACCTCGGTTGCAACGTGCTCAAGACCCCGCACATCGCGCTTCTTTGCCTGGAAGTCCTGGATCGAATCGGCGCGCGTTACGAAGTCTTCGGCGGCCCGGCGAACTGCTGCGGCGTCATTCAGTACCGCGCGGGCGACGCCCGGGTCGCGGGCCAAATCGGCGGCAACACGCTGGCCGGATTCGCCGCTACCGGCGCTTCCCGCGTGCTCACCTGGTGCCCTACCTGCAACATCCAGCTGAGCGAGATCGTCATGCCGGCCATGGAGCCCGCCTTCGCCCTGCAGCACGTCGTTCCTTTCATCGCTTCCCGGATCGAGCTGCTCCGCCCGCACTTCGTTCACCCCGTGCGCAAGCGCGCGGCGTTGCACGAGCATCCGGGCGTCGCGGGGGTAACCGAAGGCGCGATGAAGATCCTCCAGGCGATTCCCGGCCTGGAGCTGGTCGATCTCGGGCTGCCGCGCGTCGGGTACATGTGCAACTCGCTCGCGCCTGTCCCGGCCTACAAGCGCGAGCTCCACGCGCGAGAGCTGGACGCCGCCGCGGCCGCAGGAGTCGACTGCCTGGTCGGCATCTATCACGCCTGCCACCGAGAGCTCTGCGCCCATGAAGCGGCGTCGCCGTTCAAGATCGTCAATTTCCTGGAGCTGGTCGGCGAGGCGATGGGCGTGGAGAGACAAGACCTCTTCAAGCAGTGGAAGATGATGCAGGACGTCGATCGGGTTCTGGCCGAGGTCGCCGACCAGGCGGCTGCCGCCGGGCTCGAGCTGGAAGCGGTCCGCGAGGTATTGGTCGCACACATGCTGCGCGAGCAGCCGCTGCCCGTGGGCTCGCGCCAACCCGCGGCTTCCGCCCCGGCACCGCCCCGCCACGGATTTTTCCCGGAATAG
- a CDS encoding lysophospholipid acyltransferase family protein has product MSRAAILASLAQVGIALLRRTLSVERLHFDRYLALRARRVPIVFSLWHGRMFLPIQAHRHQGIVTLASRSGDGEIITRWLEKNGYVVVRGSTRRGGGAALRRLIRHVRSRREVALTVDGPKGPARVVKPGVVRLARLTGAWIVPVAYSSSRPRFLDSWDRYLLPEPFSRNFIAYGEPFPIDGDLSEEEALGKIACALDATTREADRAAGISPPEPWS; this is encoded by the coding sequence ATGAGCCGTGCCGCGATTCTGGCGTCTTTGGCCCAGGTGGGGATCGCGCTGCTCCGCCGCACCCTGAGCGTCGAGCGGCTCCACTTCGACCGCTATCTGGCCTTGCGCGCGCGGCGCGTGCCGATCGTCTTTTCGCTCTGGCACGGCCGCATGTTTCTCCCGATCCAGGCGCATCGCCATCAGGGGATCGTGACGCTGGCGTCGCGCTCGGGAGACGGAGAGATCATCACGCGCTGGCTGGAAAAGAACGGCTACGTCGTGGTGCGGGGCTCGACGCGCCGCGGCGGCGGGGCGGCGTTGCGCCGCCTGATCCGCCATGTGCGCTCGCGGCGGGAGGTCGCGTTGACCGTCGACGGGCCCAAAGGGCCGGCGCGTGTCGTAAAACCCGGGGTCGTGAGGCTTGCCCGTCTCACCGGCGCGTGGATCGTGCCGGTCGCCTACTCCAGCTCCCGGCCCCGCTTCCTCGATTCCTGGGACCGCTATCTTCTTCCCGAACCGTTCTCCCGGAATTTCATCGCCTACGGCGAGCCTTTTCCCATCGACGGGGACCTCTCCGAAGAAGAGGCGCTGGGGAAAATCGCGTGCGCGCTCGATGCGACCACGCGAGAGGCCGACCGCGCGGCGGGTATTTCACCGCCCGAACCCTGGAGCTGA
- a CDS encoding 2-hydroxyacid dehydrogenase: protein MADIVVCGDLEHEIEKSGELRRLEALGSVELFNELDPPREILVPKLRGARAILDFRGRVALDGETLGRLPGLELVASTGPHRIDVQAATKLGIVVANTPGISTAAVADYVCGLVLALARHIVSGDNAMRRHSWEPVTGIDLSGKTFGILGLGRIGSAVARRMAAFEMNLIAWGPTLDADRAAASGARFVSEKELFQNADILSVHLRYSALSDNFVNASRLALMKPTALLVDISRQGVVNRRDLADALAAGRLAGAAMDLCDPLPVSMADPMLEAPRTVLTPHMAWQTKETFRRAAAMSVDNILSYFRGEPRNVANPDALAVRRARARPEP, encoded by the coding sequence ATGGCTGACATCGTAGTCTGTGGAGACCTGGAGCACGAGATCGAAAAGAGCGGTGAGCTCCGCCGGCTGGAAGCGCTGGGATCGGTGGAGCTATTCAACGAGCTGGATCCGCCCCGGGAGATCCTCGTTCCAAAGCTGCGGGGTGCCCGGGCGATCCTGGACTTTCGGGGGCGAGTCGCCCTCGACGGCGAGACTTTGGGTCGACTGCCGGGTCTCGAGCTGGTCGCTTCGACCGGACCTCATCGAATCGACGTGCAGGCGGCGACGAAACTGGGGATCGTCGTTGCAAACACCCCCGGGATCTCGACCGCCGCGGTGGCGGACTACGTTTGCGGGCTGGTACTCGCGCTGGCGCGGCACATCGTCAGCGGCGACAATGCCATGCGCCGGCATAGCTGGGAGCCGGTCACGGGGATCGATCTCTCGGGTAAAACCTTCGGGATCCTGGGGCTGGGCCGGATCGGCAGCGCCGTGGCGAGGCGGATGGCGGCTTTCGAGATGAATTTGATCGCATGGGGGCCCACTCTCGACGCCGACCGCGCCGCCGCGTCGGGTGCCCGGTTCGTCAGCGAAAAAGAGCTCTTCCAGAATGCCGATATTCTGTCGGTCCACCTGCGCTACAGCGCGCTATCGGATAATTTCGTCAACGCATCGCGCCTGGCCCTGATGAAGCCGACGGCGCTGCTGGTGGATATCTCGCGCCAGGGGGTCGTCAATCGCCGGGATCTTGCGGACGCGCTCGCGGCCGGGCGCCTGGCCGGAGCCGCGATGGACCTGTGCGATCCCTTACCCGTCTCGATGGCCGATCCGATGCTCGAAGCGCCGCGAACCGTGCTGACTCCGCACATGGCATGGCAGACGAAGGAGACCTTCAGGCGCGCGGCCGCGATGTCGGTCGACAACATCTTGAGTTATTTTCGCGGCGAGCCCAGGAACGTCGCCAACCCGGATGCGCTCGCGGTGCGGCGCGCGCGGGCGCGACCCGAGCCGTGA
- a CDS encoding APC family permease — MRIDILRWLKNLRHLPATVNAADDFPQAQPRRELGPGSLVALTFFCVAGGAFGLEDGVGAGGPMVLLLALLLLPWVWSYPTALMTAELSSAMPENGGYVAWVEKAFGRFWGFQEGWLSLLCGIVDNALYPVMFVDYLAYLGGDLSPAERWLIGAAVTGAIAYLNVRGSRPVGWTSIALTVAVLAPFAAMVVLGVPRLDPGLWLARPAGLDWALLLSVVLWNTSGWDNAGCCAGEVADPGRNYPRAMAAAVLLVTLAYVLPIAVGAGVDGRLDEWREGHFPNVAARIGGSWLGVWLTLAGLASAAGLLSALLCTSSRVCYAMALRGMLPSRLASLHPRYGTPHAAIVGNALAVACLVPFSFQELIQVDMFLYALALVLEFAAFVRLRRIRPDMPRPYRVPVGLAGAVAFSAPPVLLCLASIALAGALTQLAGLAAIASGAVVYAVAERGRLGTAADARGSIAG; from the coding sequence ATGAGAATCGATATCCTGCGCTGGCTGAAAAACCTTCGGCACCTTCCCGCGACAGTGAACGCGGCAGACGACTTTCCCCAGGCGCAGCCGCGCCGGGAACTCGGCCCCGGCAGCCTGGTGGCCCTCACCTTCTTCTGCGTCGCCGGCGGGGCCTTCGGGCTCGAAGACGGCGTGGGCGCGGGCGGACCGATGGTGCTGCTGCTGGCGCTTCTCCTCCTCCCATGGGTCTGGAGCTATCCCACCGCGCTGATGACCGCCGAGCTCTCGTCGGCGATGCCCGAGAACGGCGGCTACGTGGCCTGGGTGGAAAAAGCCTTTGGTCGCTTCTGGGGCTTTCAGGAGGGCTGGCTGAGCTTGCTCTGCGGCATCGTCGACAATGCGCTCTATCCAGTCATGTTCGTCGATTACCTCGCCTATCTCGGCGGCGACCTTTCTCCCGCCGAGCGATGGCTGATCGGCGCTGCGGTCACCGGCGCGATAGCGTACCTCAACGTGCGCGGCAGCCGCCCGGTGGGCTGGACCTCCATCGCGCTCACCGTCGCTGTCCTCGCCCCTTTCGCCGCGATGGTGGTTCTGGGCGTGCCGCGGTTGGATCCCGGGCTCTGGCTTGCCCGGCCGGCCGGTCTGGACTGGGCGTTGCTCCTGAGCGTGGTGCTGTGGAACACCTCCGGCTGGGACAACGCCGGCTGCTGCGCCGGCGAGGTGGCCGACCCCGGCCGCAACTACCCGCGCGCGATGGCCGCCGCCGTCCTGCTGGTGACGCTCGCGTACGTGCTCCCGATCGCGGTGGGCGCGGGGGTGGACGGGCGCTTGGACGAATGGCGCGAGGGCCACTTTCCGAACGTCGCCGCGCGAATCGGCGGAAGCTGGCTCGGCGTCTGGCTGACGCTCGCGGGACTGGCGAGCGCCGCAGGGCTGCTCAGCGCCCTGCTCTGCACCTCCTCCCGCGTTTGCTACGCGATGGCCCTGCGCGGGATGTTGCCGTCGCGCCTCGCGTCGCTGCACCCGCGCTACGGGACGCCGCACGCCGCGATCGTCGGCAACGCTCTGGCGGTCGCCTGCCTCGTTCCTTTCTCGTTCCAGGAGCTGATTCAGGTCGACATGTTCCTCTACGCCCTGGCCTTGGTCCTCGAGTTCGCGGCGTTCGTGCGGCTGCGGCGCATCCGGCCCGATATGCCGCGCCCTTACCGTGTCCCCGTCGGGCTGGCCGGCGCCGTGGCGTTCAGCGCGCCACCGGTTCTCCTCTGTCTCGCCAGCATCGCTCTGGCGGGCGCTTTGACGCAGCTTGCCGGCCTGGCGGCGATCGCTTCCGGAGCCGTCGTCTATGCCGTTGCGGAAAGGGGCCGGCTCGGAACCGCGGCTGATGCCCGCGGATCGATCGCCGGCTGA
- a CDS encoding urea carboxylase-associated family protein, translating into MKKLQEVHVPYNTGWAGELKKGQVIRILATTTVDFVCMKLDNLKERFDQARTKVYNMKIFITTGDKLMGRDNQHMMTIVEDANREGTHDLQKGMCSGKRFQLAKSEGKLRAYYHRDYKDEEIPDHGCYENLSRALAPYGIAPEDIPNPFNLNQHMKIDGVTGRMDHTTVRPKPGSYVDLRAEMDLLVALSACPDMPVGGKPVDVLIYEP; encoded by the coding sequence ATGAAGAAACTGCAAGAGGTGCACGTGCCTTATAACACCGGCTGGGCCGGGGAGCTGAAAAAAGGTCAGGTGATCCGGATCCTGGCGACGACCACGGTCGACTTCGTCTGCATGAAGCTCGACAACCTCAAGGAGCGCTTCGACCAGGCGCGCACCAAGGTCTACAACATGAAAATCTTCATCACGACCGGCGACAAGCTGATGGGTCGCGACAACCAGCACATGATGACGATCGTCGAGGACGCCAACCGCGAGGGAACCCACGACCTGCAAAAGGGCATGTGCAGCGGCAAGCGCTTCCAGCTCGCCAAGAGCGAGGGGAAGCTCCGGGCGTACTACCACCGGGACTACAAGGACGAGGAGATTCCGGATCACGGCTGCTACGAGAATCTTTCGCGGGCTCTGGCGCCGTACGGGATCGCTCCCGAGGACATCCCCAACCCTTTCAACCTGAATCAGCACATGAAGATCGACGGAGTAACGGGGCGCATGGATCATACGACCGTGCGGCCGAAACCGGGAAGCTACGTGGACCTGCGCGCGGAGATGGACCTGCTCGTGGCCCTGAGCGCCTGCCCCGACATGCCGGTCGGGGGAAAGCCCGTCGACGTTCTGATCTACGAGCCGTGA
- a CDS encoding TAXI family TRAP transporter solute-binding subunit, translating into MSAVRHRYSAEIQRAKGLLELAAALYDTSLSYKTERAAEQAIQTESRVGYSLTLALEATREEGISFSFAADGFRELQAVARGDLTLAWINPSVAATMAYRGKGLFSRRQPIRTIAVFPSYDVMAFAVHESTGITSLAQIARERIPLRLSTGTISKAWLEHSPTMFTVSAVMKAAGFTFADLRRWGGKIQSVTRPSHPARREALVKGTIDAVFDEGIKSWGQSALDAGFRYLPVEGSILKKLTAIGYRASAVPRSRFPSLPADVPTVDFSGWPMIVNASMPDEVAYALCEAIEARKALMPTDNFKPLDMA; encoded by the coding sequence ATGAGCGCCGTGAGGCACCGCTACAGCGCGGAGATCCAGCGCGCCAAGGGGCTCCTGGAGCTGGCAGCCGCTCTTTACGACACGTCCCTTTCTTACAAAACCGAGCGCGCGGCCGAGCAGGCGATCCAGACGGAGTCACGCGTCGGCTATTCGCTCACGCTGGCGCTCGAGGCGACTCGGGAGGAAGGGATTTCCTTCTCGTTTGCGGCGGACGGCTTCAGGGAGCTTCAGGCGGTGGCCCGGGGAGATCTCACGCTCGCCTGGATCAATCCCTCGGTCGCCGCCACCATGGCCTATAGAGGCAAGGGACTGTTCTCCAGGCGCCAGCCGATCAGGACGATCGCGGTCTTCCCGTCTTACGATGTCATGGCTTTCGCCGTCCACGAGTCCACCGGCATCACGTCGCTCGCCCAGATCGCCAGGGAGCGCATCCCGCTCAGGCTCTCGACCGGGACGATCTCGAAAGCCTGGCTCGAGCACAGCCCGACGATGTTCACGGTGAGCGCGGTCATGAAGGCCGCGGGATTCACCTTCGCGGACTTGCGTCGCTGGGGCGGAAAGATCCAGTCGGTCACGCGGCCGAGTCATCCCGCCCGCCGCGAGGCTCTCGTGAAGGGTACGATCGATGCCGTGTTCGACGAGGGAATCAAGAGCTGGGGGCAGAGCGCCCTCGACGCCGGCTTTCGTTACCTGCCGGTGGAGGGAAGCATTTTGAAAAAACTGACGGCGATCGGGTATCGCGCATCCGCCGTACCCAGGTCGCGGTTCCCCTCGTTGCCCGCGGACGTGCCGACCGTGGACTTCAGCGGCTGGCCGATGATAGTCAACGCGTCGATGCCCGACGAGGTCGCCTACGCGCTTTGCGAAGCGATCGAGGCGCGCAAGGCGCTCATGCCCACGGACAACTTCAAGCCGCTGGACATGGCGTAG